A DNA window from Arachis hypogaea cultivar Tifrunner chromosome 18, arahy.Tifrunner.gnm2.J5K5, whole genome shotgun sequence contains the following coding sequences:
- the LOC112772587 gene encoding uncharacterized protein, whose protein sequence is MGHSFGGGFPNMAQYTAWLSHKYKLGDLSRWYNDPSIEIQGNKRSFQFQVHSSNQPHLNTSRVACFTCPQIQSLERRYWTKGGALRNIPVGGGSRKNTKKSSTNNSSSKRLTSSSAPSSSSVSPSPSVSTPAQAASSAPESDSAQAYAAQPTVADQGPGLSFSSLLATSHLGSLLEGLNSNGSSLKMVQMNEFGVNVNSTGSVEPPVSSNSSRNPGLDVQSNGNNAESFLSMHNGDSSCWNNGSNGWSNLAIFTPGSSFQ, encoded by the exons ATGGGCCACTCTTTTGGCGGCGGCTTTCCCAACATGGCCCAATATACGGCTTGGCTCAGCCACAAATACAAGCTTGGAGATTTAAGTCG ctgGTATAATGATCCATCCATAGaaatccaaggcaacaagagaaGCTTCCAATTCCAAGTTCATTCATCAAACCAACCAC ATCTTAACACATCAAGGGTTGCTTGCTTCACATGCCCTCAAATTCAATCCCTTGAAAg AAGGTATTGGACCAAAGGAGGTGCTCTTAGGAACATCCCAGTTGGTGGTGGAAGCAGGAAGAACACAAAAAAATCATCCACCAACAACTCCTCCTCCAAACGCCTTACATCATCATctgcaccatcatcatcatcagtatcCCCTTCACCATCCGTTTCCACTCCAGCACAGGCTGCTTCATCCGCTCCTGAATCCGACTCGGCCCAGGCCTACGCCGCCCAGCCTACTGTGGCTGATCAAGGCCCAGGCTTAAGCTTCAGTTCCCTATTGGCAACTAGCCATTTGGGGAGCCTATTGGAGGGTCTGAATTCAAATGGATCAAGTCTTAAAATGGTGCAAATGAATGAATTCGGAGTGAATGTGAATTCGACCGGTTCTGTTGAGCCGCCTGTGAGCTCGAATTCTAGTAGAAATCCAGGGTTGGATGTTCAGAGTAATGGCAATAATGCAGAGAGCTTTCTGAGTATGCATAATGGTGATTCAAGCTGTTGGAATAATGGTAGCAATGGATGGTCTAATCTTGCAATATTTACACCAGGATCAAGCTTTCAGTAG
- the LOC112770758 gene encoding uncharacterized protein translates to MASRIPQLQSKVTQASQVVAKNGGSYYKLLLEQNRHYIQEPPTIEKCQSLAKQLFYTRLASIPLRYNSFLKDLDYVKNIVKNRHDLNIEDVGIGALFGLECFAWFWGGEIVGRGFTFTGYYV, encoded by the exons ATGGCATCAAGGATTCCTCAGTTGCAATCAAAGGTGACACAAGCCTCTCAAGTTGTTGCTAAGAATGGAGGTTCCTACTACAAGCTATTGTTGGAACAGAACAGACACTATATCCAAGAGCCTCCCACCATTGAAAAGTGCCAATCATTGGCTAAACAATTGTTTTATACTCGCCTTGCAAG CATCCCTCTTCGGTACAATTCATTCTTGAAGGATCTGGATTATGTAAAGAACATAGTGAAGAACAGACATGATCTAAACATAGAAGATGTTGGCATTGGTGCTTTGTTTGGACTAGAGTGTTTTGCATGGTTCTGGGGGGGTGAGATTGTTGGTAGAGGATTCACATTCACTGGCTACTATGTTTAA
- the LOC112770756 gene encoding serine/threonine protein phosphatase 2A 55 kDa regulatory subunit B beta isoform isoform X1 — protein sequence MNGGDEVVAAPAGPPNPLEWKFSQVFGERTAGEEVQEVDIISAIEFDKSGDHLATGDRGGRVVLFERTDTKDAGGSRRDRERMDYSISRHPEFRYKTEFQSHEPEFDYLKSLEIEEKINKIRWCQTANGALFLLSTNDKTIKFWKVQEKKIKKISEMNVDPSKAMGNGSIGSSSSSRAYLANGGAPDRSHNNLSNDYSFPPGGIPSLKLPVVVSSQETSLLARCRRVYAHAHDYHINSISNNSDGETFISADDLRINLWNLEISNQSFNIVDVKPANMEDLTEVITSAEFHPTHCNTLAYSSSKGSIRLVDLRQSALCDSHTKLFEEQEAPGSRSFFTEIIASISDIKFGKDGRYILSRDYMTLKLWDINMDSGPVATFQVHEYLRPKLCDLYENDSIFDKFECCLSGDGLRIATGSYSNLFRVFGCALGSAEATTLEASKNPMRRQVPTTTPRQRSLGNSITRVVRRGTEAPGVDANGNSFDFTTKLLHLAWHPTENSIACAAANSLYMYYA from the exons ATGAACGGTGGCGATGAGGTCGTCGCAGCTCCGGCGGGTCCACCGAACCCTCTGGAGTGGAAATTCTCGCAGGTTTTCGGCGAACGCACGGCCGGTGAAGAGGTTCAGGAAG TTGACATAATTTCTGCTATTGAATTTGACAAATCTGGTGATCATCTTGCTACTGGTGATCGTGGTGGTCGAGTTGTTCTATTTGAGAGGACAGATACAAAAGAT GCTGGTGGATCAAGAAGGGATCGGGAGAGGATGGACTATTCTATTAGTAGGCATCCTGAGTTCCGTTATAAAACAGAGTTTCAGAGTCATGAGCCCGAG TTTGACTATCTCAAGAGCTTGGAAATAGAAGAGAAAATCAACAAAATCAGATGGTGCCAAACAGCTAATGGTGCCCTCTTCCTTCTTTCTACAAATGATAAAACCATCAAATTTTGGAAG gttcaagaaaagaaaatcaagAAAATTTCTGAGATGAATGTTGACCCTTCAAAAGCAATGGGAAATGGCAGTATTGGTAGTTCAAGTAGTTCTAGGGCATATCTTGCAAATGGAGGAGCTCCAGATAGATCACACAATAACCTAAGCAATGACTACTCATTTCCACCAGGAGGCATTCCATCACTAAAGTTACCTGTGGTA GTAAGTAGCCAGGAGACGAGTTTATTGGCTCGGTGTCGCAGAGTATATGCCCATGCTCATGATTATCATATCAATTCTATTTCAAATAACAG TGATGGCGAAACTTTCATATCAGCCGATGATTTGCGTATAAATCTTTGGAATCTGGAAATTAGCAATCAAAGTTTTAATATTGTTGATGTAAAGCCTGCAAATATGGAGGATCTGACAG AGGTAATAACATCAGCAGAATTCCACCCTACACATTGTAATACGTTGGCATACAGCAGTTCAAAGGGTTCAATCCGCCTAGTTGACTTGCGGCAATCAGCATTATGTGATTCGCATACCAAATT GTTTGAGGAACAGGAGGCCCCTGGGTCCAGATCATTTTTCACCGAGATTATTGCTTCTATCTCAGACATAAAATTTGGGAAGGATGGAAGATACATACTTAGCCGTGATTATATGACTCTAAAG CTATGGGACATAAATATGGATTCAGGCCCGGTTGCAACTTTCCAGGTTCACGAGTATTTAAGACCTAAG CTTTGTGATCTATATGAAAATGATTCAATTTTTGACAAGTTCGAGTGTTGTCTGAGCGGTGATGGGTTGCGTATTGCTACAGGCTCTTACAG CAACTTATTCCGTGTGTTCGGTTGTGCCCTGGGAAGTGCCGAGGCTACAACCTTGGAAGCCAGTAAAAATCCAATGAG ACGACAAGTTCCAACCACTACACCGAGGCAAAGATCCCTCGGAAACAGTATAACAAGAGTTGTAAGACGAG GTACAGAAGCCCCAGGCGTTGACGCGAATGGGAATTCTTTTGATTTCACAACAAAGTTGCTGCACTTGGCATGGCATCCAACTGAGAATTCAATCGCCTGCGCGGCCGCAAATAGCTTGTATATGTACTATGCGTAA
- the LOC112770756 gene encoding serine/threonine protein phosphatase 2A 55 kDa regulatory subunit B beta isoform isoform X2 — MNGGDEVVAAPAGPPNPLEWKFSQVFGERTAGEEVQEVDIISAIEFDKSGDHLATGDRGGRVVLFERTDTKDAGGSRRDRERMDYSISRHPEFRYKTEFQSHEPEFDYLKSLEIEEKINKIRWCQTANGALFLLSTNDKTIKFWKVQEKKIKKISEMNVDPSKAMGNGSIGSSSSSRAYLANGGAPDRSHNNLSNDYSFPPGGIPSLKLPVVSSQETSLLARCRRVYAHAHDYHINSISNNSDGETFISADDLRINLWNLEISNQSFNIVDVKPANMEDLTEVITSAEFHPTHCNTLAYSSSKGSIRLVDLRQSALCDSHTKLFEEQEAPGSRSFFTEIIASISDIKFGKDGRYILSRDYMTLKLWDINMDSGPVATFQVHEYLRPKLCDLYENDSIFDKFECCLSGDGLRIATGSYSNLFRVFGCALGSAEATTLEASKNPMRRQVPTTTPRQRSLGNSITRVVRRGTEAPGVDANGNSFDFTTKLLHLAWHPTENSIACAAANSLYMYYA, encoded by the exons ATGAACGGTGGCGATGAGGTCGTCGCAGCTCCGGCGGGTCCACCGAACCCTCTGGAGTGGAAATTCTCGCAGGTTTTCGGCGAACGCACGGCCGGTGAAGAGGTTCAGGAAG TTGACATAATTTCTGCTATTGAATTTGACAAATCTGGTGATCATCTTGCTACTGGTGATCGTGGTGGTCGAGTTGTTCTATTTGAGAGGACAGATACAAAAGAT GCTGGTGGATCAAGAAGGGATCGGGAGAGGATGGACTATTCTATTAGTAGGCATCCTGAGTTCCGTTATAAAACAGAGTTTCAGAGTCATGAGCCCGAG TTTGACTATCTCAAGAGCTTGGAAATAGAAGAGAAAATCAACAAAATCAGATGGTGCCAAACAGCTAATGGTGCCCTCTTCCTTCTTTCTACAAATGATAAAACCATCAAATTTTGGAAG gttcaagaaaagaaaatcaagAAAATTTCTGAGATGAATGTTGACCCTTCAAAAGCAATGGGAAATGGCAGTATTGGTAGTTCAAGTAGTTCTAGGGCATATCTTGCAAATGGAGGAGCTCCAGATAGATCACACAATAACCTAAGCAATGACTACTCATTTCCACCAGGAGGCATTCCATCACTAAAGTTACCTGTG GTAAGTAGCCAGGAGACGAGTTTATTGGCTCGGTGTCGCAGAGTATATGCCCATGCTCATGATTATCATATCAATTCTATTTCAAATAACAG TGATGGCGAAACTTTCATATCAGCCGATGATTTGCGTATAAATCTTTGGAATCTGGAAATTAGCAATCAAAGTTTTAATATTGTTGATGTAAAGCCTGCAAATATGGAGGATCTGACAG AGGTAATAACATCAGCAGAATTCCACCCTACACATTGTAATACGTTGGCATACAGCAGTTCAAAGGGTTCAATCCGCCTAGTTGACTTGCGGCAATCAGCATTATGTGATTCGCATACCAAATT GTTTGAGGAACAGGAGGCCCCTGGGTCCAGATCATTTTTCACCGAGATTATTGCTTCTATCTCAGACATAAAATTTGGGAAGGATGGAAGATACATACTTAGCCGTGATTATATGACTCTAAAG CTATGGGACATAAATATGGATTCAGGCCCGGTTGCAACTTTCCAGGTTCACGAGTATTTAAGACCTAAG CTTTGTGATCTATATGAAAATGATTCAATTTTTGACAAGTTCGAGTGTTGTCTGAGCGGTGATGGGTTGCGTATTGCTACAGGCTCTTACAG CAACTTATTCCGTGTGTTCGGTTGTGCCCTGGGAAGTGCCGAGGCTACAACCTTGGAAGCCAGTAAAAATCCAATGAG ACGACAAGTTCCAACCACTACACCGAGGCAAAGATCCCTCGGAAACAGTATAACAAGAGTTGTAAGACGAG GTACAGAAGCCCCAGGCGTTGACGCGAATGGGAATTCTTTTGATTTCACAACAAAGTTGCTGCACTTGGCATGGCATCCAACTGAGAATTCAATCGCCTGCGCGGCCGCAAATAGCTTGTATATGTACTATGCGTAA
- the LOC112772155 gene encoding uncharacterized protein yields the protein MEVEQFLGEWKQSIEEYGLRGSLWANQDFSKKQMWLPFLLLFSSDFRELSLETPASRPPPQGLLPSVELRYQLHRLVVRPSSSFNNRTSFLELGVSPWSLSAPSHSGTTVFVWSWCLKFPKPTNPSFFLELGVLEFALHLLAAVSSNPPPSCSSSSLRLRCASAPMLKLLRSQNEVMALSSGIRKLLSGVKTNKSTPFDLNSMHYHCYQDVSNLQCYQNDFSKLEELTHLLANVDAINGKLVDTISSSTIFDDQIKQDMCTFKSLVRAVIGSPLVQHKMKHVLVSTMGTQNESFSPFSQAREREPLVIDNLAKVSNFLDVSAQQRKVVRFKVCPQATQHRILIGTLKEVLNNFKVDLDAFDSQGLDKDTIMGQQIVLTCLKFLTEAAVSNEPESTSWMRLSPSRDVNPSSSRKWEDVLEMFNDLIEYFRGETRLKLHVAKAEVMKEGLLQIKDILIDNSIGYKETRHQENLVRKKLSKTLGHSSRCLFTLLLYYLFGRVSDIEVDMAGGVYKSGSDNKNWLCMGRILTSDSEKMVGRGVKQLDRALGLFKFVWETAEMKGQLDLQGHLWCVGEHNRVLRYRGNTYFLHGICL from the exons ATGGAAGTTGAACAATTTTTGGGTGAGTGGAAACAGTCGATTGAGGAATATGGCTTGCGTGGTAGTTTATGGGCTAATCAAGATTTTAGTAAGAAGCAGATGTGG CTACCCTTTCTTCTCCTCTTCAGTTCAGACTTCAGAGAGCTGTCACTTGAAACTCCAGCTTCTCGACCACCGCCGCAAGGATTGCTACCGTCCGTCGAGCTCAGGTACCAACTTCATCGTTTGGTCGTCCGCCCTTCTTCTTCATTCAACAATCGGACCTCcttcctcgagctcggcgtcAGTCCCTGGTCTTTGTCTGCTCCGTCGCATTCAGGCACCACCGTCTTTGTCTGGTCGTGGTGCTTGAAGTTTCCGAAACCCACCAATCCCAGCTTCTTTCTCGAGCTCGGCGTGTTGGAGTTTGCTCTTCATTTGTTAGCCGCAGTTTCTTCCAACCCACCACCGTCGTGCTCGTCGTCTAGCCTCCGTCTTCGGTGCGCTTCTGCCCCTATGCTCAAACTGCTCAGAAGTCAAAACGAAG TAATGGCACTGTCTTCTGGAATTCGGAAGCTGCTTTCCGGTGTCAAAACTAACAAATCTACACCTTTTGACCTGAACTCAATGCATTATCACTGTTATCAAGATGTTTCCAACCTGCAATGCTATCAGAATGACTTTTCCAAGCTAGAAGAATTGACTCACCTTCTGGCGAATGTGGATGCAATCAATGGAAAACTTGTTGACACAATTAGTAGTTCAACCATTTTTGATGATCAGATTAAGCAAGATATGTGTACCTTCAAGTCTCTTGTCCGGGCCGTTATTGGATCTCCACTAGTTCAGCACAAAATGAAACATGTTCTGGTCTCCACTATGGGAACACAAAATGAATCATTTTCTCCTTTCAGTCAAGCAAGAGAAAGAGAACCTCTAGTGATtgataaccttgccaaagtgagCAACTTTCTTGATGTTTCTGCTCAACAAAGGAAGGTAGTTCGTTTCAAAGTGTGTCCACAGGCAACCCAGCACCGCATATTGATTGGTACACTCAAGGAAGTTCTGAATAATTTTAAAGTTGATTTGGATGCTTTTGATTCTCAAGGCTTAGACAAAGATACTATAATGGGTCAGCAAATTGTTCTTACCTGCCTGAAGTTTCTCACTGAAGCTGCTGTTTCTAATGAACCTGAATCCACTTCATGGATGAGGCTTTCACCTTCAAGAGATGTCAACCCCTCTAGTTCCCGGAAATGGGAAGATGTTCTTGAGATGTTCAATGATCTGATCGAGTATTTTAGAGGCGAAACAAGATTAAAGTTGCATGTAGCGAAGGCTGAAGTCATGAAAGAAGGGCTTTTGCAAATCAAGGACATTTTGATTGACAACAGTATTGGATACAAGGAAACCAGACACCAAGAAAACCTGGTGCGAAAGAAGCTTTCCAAAACATTGGGACACTCATCACGCTGCTTATTCACGCTATTATTATATTACCTCTTCGGAAGAGTCTCAGATATTGAAGTTGACATGGCTGGTGGAGTTTACAAGAGTGGAAGTGACAACAAGAATTGGTTGTGTATGGGAAGAATTTTGACTTCAGATAGTGAGAAGATGGTTGGGCGTGGTGTGAAGCAGTTGGACAGAGCACTTGGCCTTTTCAAGTTTGTATGGGAAACTGCTGAAATGAAAGGTCAGTTGGATCTTCAAGGCCATTTGTGGTGTGTTGGAGAACACAATAGGGTGCTTAGGTATAGAGGAAACACATACTTTCTTCATGGCATTTGCCTCTAA